CCGCTGGCGGAACACCTCGGCCAGCTCAGGGGGCGCCACCGCCAGGGCCTGACCCCAGTGGTCGAGGGCTGGACTGATGGCGCCGGCTTCAAGGGCCAGGCGGGCGGCGATGTCCCAGTACCAGGGACTGCGCTGGATGTCGGGGGAGGCGGTGGCGATCCAGCTGGCGCAGCGCTGCCGGTCCCCCCGACCCAGGGCGAGATCGGCGGCCCTGAGGCGGGCGTGCGACCAGTCCGGTCGGATGTCGGTGAGCAGGGCCCAGAACTGAAAGGCCTGATCGGGACGGTCCGCGATCGGCCCATCGCCCACCAGTTCGGCCAGGAAGGTCTCGATGGGTGGCTCCACGGCTGGCCCATGGCGGAGCAGCAGGACCAGTTCATCCAGCCCCGGGCTGGAGAGGGCCATCGTCCAGTCGACCTGGGCCCCCTGCCGCCAGTCCTCGGCGAGGGCGGCGGGCTCCAGCCAGCGCCAGCGACGGATCCGGGCGGCCAGGGCCGCGGCATCGGCCCGCTGCTCCACGGGGGTGGGGACCTTCGCCCCGCCGGCCCTGGGCCAGAGGCCCCACGGGTCGGGGGCCAGGCCCAGGGAGGGATCCAGATCATCGGCCTCCAGGACGGCCAGGTCGGCCCGCTGGCCGTCCCCGGCAAGCCACCAGGCCAGGCTCGCCTCGAGCGCCAGCGGTGCTCCCCAGTGGGGGGAACACCGCAACCGCCCGATCCGTGCCTCCAGCTCCTCCGCCAGGCCATAGCGACCCAGCCAGCGCAGCTGGTCGGCCTGCAGGGACGGCTCCGGCGGGGGATCGCCGGCGAGCTCCTGGAGGAGTTCCGATGCCGTGGGCCAGCCGTTTCGGGTCACTGCCTGGGGAACACTGGCACCATTGTGCGGCGGTTGGCAGCCGCTGACATCGAAGCGGAGCGGATGGAGCGAACCGGCCGGGTGGTGATCGTGGATCCGGCCTACGCCAGCGATGTGGGGCACCACGGCGATGTGAACGCCCGGCTGCTGGTGGCCCTGGGGGCCCGGGGCTGGCCGGTGGAGTGCTGGGCCGATGCGGCGGTGCCGGCCGCCGGATGCCGGGGGGTGTTCCGCGACTGCGGCTATGTGGACCCGCGCCACTGGGCCGATCTGGGCGGCACGGTGCACCTGGCCCGACGGATGGAGAACCAGCTGCGCACGGCGCTGGCCGAGCAGGGGCCCGTGGGCGGCTGGGTGCTGCACACGGCGCTGCCGTTCCAGCTGCTGGGACTGGCCCGGGCGTTGTGCCACTGCCCGGCGGCCGCCGTGGTGGTGAGTCTGATGTTCGCCCCGGGGGAAACCCTGGAGGGTCCGGGGGGGGAGGCGGACGCCACCAGCAACTGCCGGGTGGCCCTGGGCGCCCTGGCCCGGGCGGTGGCGCAGGGCGGTCATCGGCTGCGGCTCCTGCTGCCGAGCCAGCAGAGCCTGGAGCTCTACGCGCCCTTGCTGGCGGCGGCGGGCCTGAGCTGCGCCGGCCTCCATCCGGCCGTGGTCGGGGCTGGCCGGCCCGTGCCGCCCCCACCGGCGGCGGGGGGCCGGCCCCGGATCCTGCTCCACTGGGGCGACCTCAAGCCGGGCAAGGGCCGCCAGGAAGCGCTGGAGGTGGTGCAGGCCCTGCTGGGGGGGGTGCCCCGGCCGGCGGCGCTGGCGGAGGCGGAGTGGGTGTTCCACCTGCACAGCCAGGAGCCGCTGCCCGAGGCGGAGCGCACCAGCCTGGAGCGGGCCCGGGAGCGGATCAGCGGATTCCAGTGGCTGAGCGGACGGGTGGAGGCGGGGGCAATGCAGGGGCTGCTGGCGGGCTGTGACGCAGCCCTGCTCGCCTACGACCCGACCCTCTACCGGCAGCGCAGTTCAGGCCTGCTGTGGTGCTACGGTGCCGCCCGGCTCCTGAGCGGCCGACCGGCGGCGGTGCTGGGGCGCGCGGGGGGCTGGATGGAGCGGGAGGCCAGGGACCTGGGCCTGAGCTGGCGCAGCGGCAACGATGGCGGCTGGCTGGAGGGCCTGGCGGCTTGCCTCGACCAGGCTCCCGGCCGGAACCCCGGGGAACCCACCGGGGTGACAACCTATGGGCGACAGATCCTGGCGAGGGAATTCGCCGACGCTGTCGCCGCCTGGATGGAAAGTGAGACACCTCCAGGACCACCGGCGAGGCCAGGACCCGAGCTCCCCAGCTGAACACAACGGCACCGGCAGGGGCTGGCCCGAGGCACCTGCACTCCCTCAGGCAGACCACAGCCAGTGTTCAGTGGCTGCACAGCCAACTCACCAGATGCCAACCGCACTCGTCCATAACATGACCAGATGGAGGGATGCAGGCTTGAAAACGGCATCACCGGACATGGCCGCGGAATGGTCTGGCAGATGGTCAGCCACGGGAAGATGGGCAGCCACGCTCACAGCACGCTGATGGGCAACAGGAGCCCTTCCATCTCGCGGCGGCCTGAAGACGGCGGTCGGAAAACGACCGGGAGCCGGCTTTCCGGAGCAGGCACCATCCCCGCAGATGCCACCAACCCGATGACCAGCCTGGAAGAGGTTGCTTGTCCTGTTCTGTTCTGAATTGGCAGAGATCCATGACGGCGACGATGGCACCCCACAGGCGTAGTCCCACCCTGCCTCCAGGCATGGCATCGGGGGGCCATCCTGCTGCGGCCAGCCACCCGCGCCCGTTCCGATGATGCGCAAAGTTCTCTACACGCAGTACTACCGCGCTAAAACGCCTGATCGCCAGGCCGAGCTCGATCATTGCCTGCGCAGCAATCTGCAGCATCCCCAACTGGACATGGTCGTGGTGTTGCATGAACCCGACGCACCGGATCTACCTGGCCCTGCGCGAATGCCGGTCCAGCTCCTGGAGGATGCCAACCGACTCACCTATGCGAGCTGGATGCGGATGCTGAAGGATCAACCCGATGCCATCGGCATTCTGATCAACTCGGACATCGCCCTTGGCCAGGGGTGGGACCATATCGAAACAGTCCTGGATACTCCGGAGAGTGTCGTCACGCTCAGCCGTTACAACCCTGACCCCTTGGGGAGACCCGCACGGCTGAATCGCTTCCCTCACTGGACACAGGACACCTGGGCTCTGCGCAGTGACGCGCCCATCCCCAACAGCCTGCTCTATGCCGCCGATTTCCCCATTGGATTTCCCGGTTGTGACAATCGAATCGCCTATGTGCTGTGGAGCTATGGCCTGACGGTCAAAAATCCATGCCATCACATCGAGACCTTACACCATCAAGCTGAAACAAGAAGGGATTACGACAAGAACTCCGATCGACTCTACGGGGGAACCAGTTATGTTCATCCTACTCTTTCTCTCCATGAGCCATCCGAACTGGAGCACACAATCTGGACACGGGCAAGCGACCCCTGCCCAGGCGTTCTGATCAATCAGCAGTCAGTTGATCGTGGCGTTCACCAACTCCTGGCCAAGGATGTTGGGCTGGCAGAGATCTTCAAAGAGCATCACAAGAGCACCGGCTTGGCATGGGCCAATCCGCCCTTGGGCTGTCACCGCAGCGACCATGCCTCGACGCGGCCCTTGCAGGAGCTGACAACGCCACCGGGGGCTGTTCTGGAGTTGGAAGGTGAACGGCGGGTCAACGGTCTGCAGCTCAGGTTGCCCCGCACCGTTCCCGGACCTTTCCGGCTGGAACTGGAAGGTCGGACGCATCGCGAGGGAGACTGGAAGCCACTAGCCGTCAAGCCGACCGCCGAAGTAAGGGGCGATGGACGAAGACTTTTCATCGATGACAGGGTGCTTCAGGAGGACTGGGTGCAGCTGAGGCTTCGCTTGACATCCACCGCTCAACCAGCCATCGACAGCCTCGATCACTCCCATGTTGTCGAACTCATCGTCTTTGCCGAGAAGTCACCAGAGCAGCCTGAGCAAGCGGCTCAGCCCATGACCATCATCAGCCAGGAGACGCTCCCCTTACGGCTTCAACTTCAAGACAGGAGACTGGAACTCGTCAAGACCATGGATGGCCTCCACTGGCCAGTGGTCCACCAATACAACAGTCGCTTTTCGCTGAGGGGTCGCGAGGGTCGAATTGCATTGATTGACCGCTTCTGGCCGTCAGCGCTCACGTTTTGTGAGCCCAAGGATTCTGAGTGGGACAGCGATTCCCTGAGCGAGGCCTTCTTGCATGGCTTCGCTTCACCGGTTCTGGAGTGGAAGCCCAACCAATACGCCTCGGAGAAGCTGTTTCCCTCACAGTTGAATTTCTGGCAGTACCCCTGCCGGACGGAGCAAGATGCTTTTGAACGTCATCAACGACTCCCTGCTCCCTACCGTGACCGAACTGGCGTCCACGTCTACCTAGGCATGCCCTGGGCCACCTGGATCGACAAGAAGACATTTCCCGAGCAACTGCTGGGTGCTGTTCACAGCCGCCTGGAGGCGGTGCGAGAGCTGCTCGGCCAGCCGCTGCAGGTGCACAGTGTCTGTCAGCACATTCGCTGGAAGGAGCATACGCATCGCTTTGAGCAGGCCGGGGTCAATCATTTATGGATTGCCCACAAAGAAAAGGGTTGGGACCAGGAGCTTGGCTTGAGCCTGCAGTCCTGGCCTCTCTACGCGGTCAATATTCTGGATCCCGAAAGACGCGACGGACTCGAGCTTCTTCCGGTTCAGGAGAAAACGATCTTTGCTTCTTTCAAGGGTGCCCACATGAAGCACTACCCAACGGATATCAGGAAACAACTAACCACCCTGGCCCCCTTGGAAGGGTACGAGGTGGAAGTGACGGACCTATGGCACTTCAACAAAGTTGTCTATAACTTTCAGATTGCCAACAAGCAGTCCGATAAAGATGCTGTGGAGAAAGAGTCCATCAAGAACTATAATCAGTTACTCTCACAGTCGCTTTTCTCCTTGTGCCCTGCCGGCTCCGGACCAAACACCCTCAGACTGTGGGAATCACTGGGCATTGGCTCAATTCCAGTGGTCTTGAGTGATCGCTATGAGTTCCCAAGCCTTGAGCGCATGGGTTTGCCCGGGATGGACTGGGGGCAAGCCGTGATGGAGCATGCTGAAGGAGCGCTTCCGCAACTTGATGCGCGCTTGCGCGCCACTTCCTCCGTTCAGCGGCAAGCCATGCAGGACCTGGGACAGCGATTCTTCAAGGCCAGCAGAACCCTCACCTGCTTCGGCTGAGGGCCCATGCATCACCAGGCAACCCGTATGTCATGAAATCAGTCCAACATGGACTGTCATTCCTGATACTGATGACCACTCATTGGAGCTTAAGCCTCCTCTAAATCTGCCTCGACTGTGATTGACACAAGAAAAAGCCGTGTTAAGTTATGATGGTTATTTAGTGTAAGTTTACACGTGAATGACCCCGTCATTGCACTCCCTCACTGGCTTGGCGCCAAAAAGACTCAGTGGGATGAGATTTATCTTCCACTTTCTATTTCAAGCCTCAAGAAAAGCCAGCCGGCCGACAGGGAGATTCTTTACATCGATGCCAACGATAATTTCGCCATCACTGCGGGCGGACGGTCCACATCAGTATCCACAAGCTTACTTAGCAGTGACGACATCTCGACGTTCGTGGACTCCTACGTCCATCTCTCAACCAACCACCATGAGTTTGAGTTGCGGAGTATCCTCCGCATGTTTTATCTACGGAACCTGTTTCGTCATCTGAACATCAAGTCCGCCTTTACGGTGGAATCTGATGTCCTTGTCCTTCAAGATCTTTCGATCATGCTGTCTGGCTTCGGGCTCGTCAGTCCTGACGCCGCATTGACGGGGCTCAAGTGCCCGGCAACGGCATGGTTCAAACAGGATTACCTGGAGTACTATTGCGACATGGTTCTGACAGTCTATACAGGTTCGGTGATTAAAGCATTAACCTCCTGGTATCCTAAGTACCTCGAAAGGGGTGGTCTGGGCGGAATTTGCGACATGACATTTCATTCCTATGCGATCAAGCAAGAGCATGGATTTTCCAACAGCTTCGTTCTGATTGACAGCTCAGATCCGATTCCGAACTTCATTCCTGGCCACAACGACTCTCTCTCCTTTGACAACATGCTGCGAACCCTGACACTGGGCTCCCACGGCATCCAGTCGGCAATTGAGCCTCGGTCAAAGATGCCGATCAAGTCCGTTCATTTTGATGGGGATCGGCGTGCATTTGTGTTCACCGAGGAAGGACAGCGCATCTGGATGGGCTCCCTCCACTTGCAAGGCTCCACCAAAAGCCTGATGGGAAGGTACTACACAGATCTCTTCTAGATCGTTGCGCGGCTGCGCCCCATGTGATCTGATGCCAATGAACGCTATCAATGGCCTTGCTTCCATGATGGAAAGCCATCGTGGCTTGGAGCTGCAATCATGGCTTCCCCGGGACGCAACAACCGAGCCGATCATCACTGCCCATAGGAACGTGGTGTATTACAGCGACACCTACGTGTATCAGGCAGACGGTTCGCTGGAATCCGCTCTGACGATGGACAAGCCGAGCGAAGCCTCTCTGCAACAATCGACCCAGAATATTGTGTCGAGCTTGAACCTTCATAGCGATCAGCATGTCTTTGCCATCGCTGTGAATCGCTGGGCCAACAACTACTACCACTGGGTTGCGCAAGGAATGGCATCCTGGGCACTTCTGCTCGACCATCAAAAGAAAAAGAAAGAAGAGCGTCGGCTCGTTTTACTGGCTCCCCACATCTTTAAATCCTTCCAGTTCCAGTGGCTGACTGTCCTCGGAGGGGACTACATCACCCTTCCAAGAAAGTATGCCATCGCCACAGGCACCTGTCTGGCCACCTCCAGTAGTCATTTGAATCCCTGTCGTTCATCCGTTCAGCGGCTCAGAGCGCTGGCCCTTTCCTCCTTGAAGGCATGGCTGCGAAACGCACCTGAGTCCGTTCTGTCTGGGCTGCCCGTCAAGATCGACAGGATTTTTCTTTCAAGGGGAGTGAAAGGAGCACGGGCGATCCACAATGAGTGGGAACTGGCAGAACAAATGGAATCGGCTGGATTCACAGTCATCGACGCTGAAAAGTACAGCGTGCTGCAACAGATTTATATCTTCAGCAGGGCGCGAACCATTGTTGGATTTCATGGTGCAGGGCTTACCAATCTGATCTTTGCCGATCCTTCCTGTGAGCTCATTGAGCTGGCCATCGTTGGAAAGCACAATGACTGCTTCAAGCGTCTAGCGGCACTTCTTCCGCTGAAAAGATATTCGAAGCTTCATGTTGAAGCGCAGCCACAGTCCTCTGATGCGGCGCCCACGCTGGAGATCAATGCCCAATCCATTGGGCTGGCCATTGAATCACTCCTGGAGGAGCATCCATCATCCACCTGATGGATCTCCAACGTTCCGGCGGGAGCCATGGTGGGAACGACACGCTCCTGTCGATGGGTCGGCGCGCCATGCCCTGAGCCTCACGGGTCCACCAGCCTCCAGAAGCCCCACCGGCCCCCGAAGCGGCCATGCAACCGTGTCACGAAGGCGGCATGGTCGGGGTGGCCCTGCCAGTCATCCAGGCGGTCGGCGAGGAGATCGCAGCTGCCCAGGTGCTCGGCGGCCTGGCGGTAGCGACTGGTGCGGCCCATCTCCAGCGCCCCACACACCATCGGCCGCAGCAGCAGCGTGGCCGCTAAGGGGTAGTCGGCGCTGAGCCGTTCAGCGGCGGCGCTGTGAAGGGCGACGGCCTCCCCGTCCCACGCCGTGGCCTGGGCCAGGGCCCCCCACGCCACAAGGAACTCCAGCCCCCGCTGGCGGTTCGGGTGCTGCTCGGCCACCCGCAGGGCGCGCTCCTCCGCCTCACCATCCTCGAAGGCGTCGAGGCGCCGCAGAACCTCGCGCAGATGGGGCACCGGGAGGGTGCTGCAAAACCACTGCCAGCGCATCTCCTGCGCTTCAGCGGGGCGATCCAGGGCCTCCAGAACGGCCATGCGGCCGTCCTGCCAGGCGCCATCCAGCGGACCGGCGGTCTCGGCTGTGGCGCCATCCAGGATCTCCAGGGCCTGCTCGGCCCGGCCATTGGCCAGCAGGACATGGGCGACGCCGGCGGCGATCGGGCGCCGGCGCAGGTCCGCGGCGCTGAACTGGCCCCGGTAGCCCTCGCCATCCCCCCGCGTCTCGGCGATCTGCAGCAGCAGCCGGCTGCCGTCGCGGGCGCCCTGTTCACGGCAGCAGCGCTCCAGCTGCTGCAGGCCGGCGTCGCCCAGGGCCTCCTTCAGGGCGGGCACAAGCCCATCGAACTGGCCATGGTCGTTCTCCAGCAGCAGCTCGGCGGTGTGCTCCGCCAGGGCCTCCGGCGCCAGCCGGGCTGCCAGCGCCAGCGGTCCCAGCTGCCCGGCGGCCCGCTCGAACACCCCGAGAACCGCGCCGGTGCCGTCGGAGCAACGCGCCAGCACCCCGCCGGAAATCTCCAGGAAGCGCAGCAGCAGCTCGCAGGCCCCCCGCGGATCGTCGGCCGCGATCGGCCCGGTGATCGCCCGCAGCTGGGCCTCCAGATCGCTCAGCAGCGCCGGGCGCCGGGCCGAGCCGACGAACGTCCGGGCCCGGTCGATCGCCGCCAGCCGCTTGCGCACCTCCTGGGCGGCCCCTGTGGCCCCCTCCGCCGCCGCCAGCGCCAGCCGCAGCCGCCGCTGAATCACCGCCTGGCCACTGGACACCTCCATCAGCAGCTCCGCCAGCGCCGCGGCGCCCAGGGCCTCCAGGTTGCGGGCGTTGAGGGTGCGTTTGCCGGCCACGGCGACCTTCAGAGGGTGTAGGGGACAACCACGTCGGCCAGCTCCTCCGGAAAATCCCGGGTGTTGCGCGTGGCCAGCCGCAACTGATGGCAACGGGCGGTGGCCAGGATGATGGCGTCCGGCACCTTCAACCCCAGGACGCGACGGCAGTCCACCGCCTCCCGGGCCACGGCACCATCGAGCGGCAGGAAGTGGAATCCCCGCAACCACACCTCCACCGCCTCGCCTTCGCCCGGTCCGCAACCCACCAGCACCTCGATCCAAGTGATCACGCTGATCGAACAGGGGGGCTGGGCCTGGATCCACCGCAAGGCAACCTCCCTGCCCAGCAACACATCGATCAGGATGTTGGAGTCGAGCAGCAGTCCCATCAGCGCTGGTCCCACTCCTGCCGGATCCGCCGCTGCAGAGCCACCCCGTCGAGGTCCCGATCGCTCCAGAGTCCGAACACGTCCGCGTGGCGTGGACGCTCCCGCTCCAGCCAGAGGATCAGGGCCTCCCGGAGCGCCTGAGCCCGGGAAATGCCCCTCTGGGAACAGAGGGCGTCCAGCTGATCACGCTCGCCCTCGGGCAGATCCACGATGGTGCGCATGGGATGACGTCATCAGATGACGTCATCGTAGGAGCATGGCCAATCGGCCCCGCGCCGCAGCGCCGCCGCCGCCGCACCGGCGCCCGCCACCTCCAGGGCCTCGGCCAGGCTCAGCAGCGTCGACTGCCGCTGGCTCTGGGCCACCGCCTCCTTCGAAGCCCCCAAGGCTTCGGCATGGGCAAAGGCCAGCCCCGCCTGCTGCTGCTGCTGCCTCTCTGCGCCGGAAGGTTCGATCAGCTGGCTCATCGCCACTCCATAGCGCAACCATTCCGCCGGATCGTGGCTCTCGAGCGGGTGTGTCTCCACCACCGCGTGCCATGGCTGCCGATCGGATGTCACTTCAGCAACCCTCGACGGCAGGGATTTGCAACCACCCTGCCAGCGGAGTCGCCCCAGCCACCGCCAGCACCCCGAAGCGGCTGTGGATCGCCTGGGCCAGAGGCAGCCGGTAGGCGCCGCCATCGGCCAGCAGCACCGTGAACGGCCGGTCCCGATACAGCTGCTCCACCGCCGCCACCAGGGCCTCCAGGCTGTGCTCGAAGCCCGCGGCGGGCCGGTGGGGGTGGCGGCTCCGGGGCGCTTCCAGGCAGCGCAGGCCGAATGCCCCGCCCTTGAACAGGCGGCCGCTCCGATGGGCGGCCTGCAGCACCTCGATCCCTTCGCCCACCGCCACCACCTCTTCACCGCCGAGAAAGGCCAGCAACCCGGCGGCGGTGGGGGGCTCCCGCAGCGGGCGCGCGCCCTCCAGCCCCCATGGCAGCCACAGAGCCTGTGTCGCCGCATCGGCACTCCACACCTGCGCCTGCAGCAGGGCCTGCAGGGCCGGCCGGGCCCACTGGCGCAGGCTCTCCAGCGGCGCATGGGTCGTCGTGTAGAAACCGGCCTCCAGCTGGAACCGTCGCAACGCCTCCAGGGGCTGGGGCAGGGCCGGGAACGGATCGGCTGGTGCGGCGTCCCAGAAGTTACCGTCGTGGTGACGACGGCGCAGCTCGGCCAGCGCCTCCTCCAGGGTCTCGGCGGGCGCTCCGGCGTGGCG
This genomic stretch from Cyanobium gracile PCC 6307 harbors:
- a CDS encoding exostosin domain-containing protein, whose protein sequence is MRKVLYTQYYRAKTPDRQAELDHCLRSNLQHPQLDMVVVLHEPDAPDLPGPARMPVQLLEDANRLTYASWMRMLKDQPDAIGILINSDIALGQGWDHIETVLDTPESVVTLSRYNPDPLGRPARLNRFPHWTQDTWALRSDAPIPNSLLYAADFPIGFPGCDNRIAYVLWSYGLTVKNPCHHIETLHHQAETRRDYDKNSDRLYGGTSYVHPTLSLHEPSELEHTIWTRASDPCPGVLINQQSVDRGVHQLLAKDVGLAEIFKEHHKSTGLAWANPPLGCHRSDHASTRPLQELTTPPGAVLELEGERRVNGLQLRLPRTVPGPFRLELEGRTHREGDWKPLAVKPTAEVRGDGRRLFIDDRVLQEDWVQLRLRLTSTAQPAIDSLDHSHVVELIVFAEKSPEQPEQAAQPMTIISQETLPLRLQLQDRRLELVKTMDGLHWPVVHQYNSRFSLRGREGRIALIDRFWPSALTFCEPKDSEWDSDSLSEAFLHGFASPVLEWKPNQYASEKLFPSQLNFWQYPCRTEQDAFERHQRLPAPYRDRTGVHVYLGMPWATWIDKKTFPEQLLGAVHSRLEAVRELLGQPLQVHSVCQHIRWKEHTHRFEQAGVNHLWIAHKEKGWDQELGLSLQSWPLYAVNILDPERRDGLELLPVQEKTIFASFKGAHMKHYPTDIRKQLTTLAPLEGYEVEVTDLWHFNKVVYNFQIANKQSDKDAVEKESIKNYNQLLSQSLFSLCPAGSGPNTLRLWESLGIGSIPVVLSDRYEFPSLERMGLPGMDWGQAVMEHAEGALPQLDARLRATSSVQRQAMQDLGQRFFKASRTLTCFG
- a CDS encoding glycosyltransferase family 61 protein yields the protein MPMNAINGLASMMESHRGLELQSWLPRDATTEPIITAHRNVVYYSDTYVYQADGSLESALTMDKPSEASLQQSTQNIVSSLNLHSDQHVFAIAVNRWANNYYHWVAQGMASWALLLDHQKKKKEERRLVLLAPHIFKSFQFQWLTVLGGDYITLPRKYAIATGTCLATSSSHLNPCRSSVQRLRALALSSLKAWLRNAPESVLSGLPVKIDRIFLSRGVKGARAIHNEWELAEQMESAGFTVIDAEKYSVLQQIYIFSRARTIVGFHGAGLTNLIFADPSCELIELAIVGKHNDCFKRLAALLPLKRYSKLHVEAQPQSSDAAPTLEINAQSIGLAIESLLEEHPSST
- a CDS encoding DUF6880 family protein, whose amino-acid sequence is MAGKRTLNARNLEALGAAALAELLMEVSSGQAVIQRRLRLALAAAEGATGAAQEVRKRLAAIDRARTFVGSARRPALLSDLEAQLRAITGPIAADDPRGACELLLRFLEISGGVLARCSDGTGAVLGVFERAAGQLGPLALAARLAPEALAEHTAELLLENDHGQFDGLVPALKEALGDAGLQQLERCCREQGARDGSRLLLQIAETRGDGEGYRGQFSAADLRRRPIAAGVAHVLLANGRAEQALEILDGATAETAGPLDGAWQDGRMAVLEALDRPAEAQEMRWQWFCSTLPVPHLREVLRRLDAFEDGEAEERALRVAEQHPNRQRGLEFLVAWGALAQATAWDGEAVALHSAAAERLSADYPLAATLLLRPMVCGALEMGRTSRYRQAAEHLGSCDLLADRLDDWQGHPDHAAFVTRLHGRFGGRWGFWRLVDP
- a CDS encoding type II toxin-antitoxin system VapC family toxin; its protein translation is MGPALMGLLLDSNILIDVLLGREVALRWIQAQPPCSISVITWIEVLVGCGPGEGEAVEVWLRGFHFLPLDGAVAREAVDCRRVLGLKVPDAIILATARCHQLRLATRNTRDFPEELADVVVPYTL
- a CDS encoding CopG family transcriptional regulator; translation: MRTIVDLPEGERDQLDALCSQRGISRAQALREALILWLERERPRHADVFGLWSDRDLDGVALQRRIRQEWDQR